The Methylotenera sp. G11 genome includes a window with the following:
- the gluQRS gene encoding tRNA glutamyl-Q(34) synthetase GluQRS, with protein MYIGRFAPSPTGPLHFGSLVAAVASYCDARKNGGRWLLRMEDLDKPRTAKGAAETILRQLEAFAFEWDGPVLYQSMRDRFYNEALEALKAKQLIYPCTCTRKEINDSSTSFGIEGVIYPGTCLQNPIKHDAAIAWRIRTDAVNIRFQDAVQGEVSQSLNTDIGDFILKRADGLFAYQLAVVVDDAAQGITHIVRGADLLDSTPRQIYLQQMLNFTTPCYAHVPVACNNAGEKLSKQTLASPLDIANTSLHLIRALDFLGQTPPAALIHEDKSTVWQWAFSHWQLSKVPALKTLKLDAA; from the coding sequence ATGTATATCGGTCGCTTTGCCCCCTCACCTACCGGTCCGCTGCATTTTGGCTCTCTGGTAGCCGCAGTTGCCAGCTATTGCGATGCCAGGAAAAACGGGGGACGATGGCTGCTGCGTATGGAAGACCTGGATAAACCACGCACCGCCAAAGGTGCTGCGGAAACTATCCTGCGCCAGCTGGAAGCCTTTGCATTCGAGTGGGATGGACCTGTGCTGTATCAAAGCATGCGCGACCGTTTCTATAACGAGGCGCTTGAAGCATTAAAGGCCAAGCAGCTGATCTACCCTTGCACCTGTACCCGTAAAGAGATCAACGATTCAAGCACCAGCTTTGGTATTGAAGGGGTCATTTATCCGGGAACCTGCCTGCAGAACCCGATCAAGCACGATGCGGCAATTGCCTGGCGCATTAGAACCGATGCTGTCAATATCCGCTTCCAGGATGCGGTTCAAGGCGAGGTCAGCCAATCCTTGAATACAGATATCGGTGATTTTATTCTAAAGCGCGCAGATGGCTTGTTTGCTTACCAGCTGGCAGTCGTCGTGGACGATGCCGCACAAGGCATCACGCATATAGTGCGCGGCGCCGACCTGCTGGATTCTACGCCGCGCCAGATTTACCTGCAGCAAATGCTGAATTTCACCACCCCTTGTTATGCGCATGTGCCTGTTGCCTGCAACAATGCCGGCGAGAAACTCAGCAAACAGACGCTAGCCTCGCCCCTGGATATCGCCAACACTTCATTGCATTTAATCCGGGCACTGGATTTTCTTGGCCAGACACCGCCGGCAGCTTTAATACATGAAGATAAAAGCACTGTCTGGCAATGGGCTTTCAGCCATTGGCAGCTTTCCAAAGTCCCGGCCTTGAAAACACTTAAACTTGATGCAGCCTGA
- a CDS encoding TonB-dependent receptor yields the protein MKTTQARLSLNQNASAFPYENSRLKSAIQLAILGLGLAAGASHGTAYAEAPAKNAIELKEVEVVGKAESDTKPVKGYNAKSSRSATKTDTDLKDTPQSVTVVTQDVMKDQSIQSISEAVRYVPGVTASQGEGNRDALNFRGAGVTTGDFYLDGVRDDIQTYRDLYNTDRIEVLRGSNAMIFGRGGSGGVINRVSKEAGWDPVRELSLTYGAYDQKRATIDVGNGINDVAAFRLNTVYEDANSYRDGVNLERYGITPTLTIKPTDSTKIVLSAEYFMDKRIGDRGMPSIGTGLKNRAYDIGDHSTFFGSARLSPNETETKAFNALIEHAFDNGLTVRNRTRYADYDKFYQNVYARGAVKADGTVDLGAYHEGTDRQNLINQTDLTYNLKAGGFEHRLLAGMELGRQDTKNFRLSPNGSNDNLPGATGNVNAEDPAFTGTLNLNNLRIHRKSEANITAFYLQDQIILSPKWEMVLGVRHDKFELDYTDLPTTADPTRNVKLSVTDNKVSPRAGLIYKPMENLSLYASYSQSFVPRAGDQLTGLSASTTSLSPEKFTNHEIGAKFDVNPDLALTAAIYKLVRENIAAASDIPGQTILVDGQETKGLELGISGKLTDKWSIFGGYAYQHGEITKDQNISGSQYTSGTDLGQTPKHTFSLWNRYDFNEVWGAAIGMVSRSDMYALTPTTTTSTLLPGYTRFDAAVYGKFSKNLRLQVNLENLTNKEYALSAHNNNNIVPGAPLTGRATLIYNF from the coding sequence ATGAAAACGACGCAAGCCAGGCTATCACTCAATCAGAATGCATCCGCATTTCCATATGAAAACTCAAGGCTGAAATCAGCGATTCAGCTTGCAATCCTCGGGCTTGGCCTGGCAGCCGGTGCGTCACACGGCACGGCATATGCCGAAGCACCAGCTAAAAATGCCATCGAATTGAAAGAAGTTGAAGTGGTCGGAAAAGCGGAAAGCGACACAAAACCGGTCAAGGGCTACAACGCAAAAAGCAGCCGCTCCGCCACCAAGACCGATACCGATTTAAAAGATACGCCTCAGTCGGTCACTGTAGTCACGCAGGATGTAATGAAAGACCAATCCATCCAGAGCATCAGCGAAGCTGTGCGTTATGTGCCGGGTGTTACCGCGTCGCAGGGTGAAGGCAACCGCGATGCCTTGAACTTCCGTGGTGCAGGCGTGACCACAGGTGACTTTTATCTGGATGGTGTTCGCGATGATATTCAAACTTACCGTGACTTGTACAACACTGACCGCATCGAAGTGCTGAGAGGCTCCAATGCGATGATTTTCGGCCGCGGCGGTTCCGGTGGCGTGATCAACCGCGTGAGCAAGGAAGCTGGCTGGGATCCGGTACGCGAGCTGTCGCTCACCTATGGCGCTTATGACCAGAAACGTGCCACCATCGATGTTGGTAATGGTATTAACGATGTTGCGGCATTCCGCCTGAACACAGTCTACGAGGATGCCAACAGTTATCGTGACGGGGTTAACCTGGAGCGTTACGGCATCACACCTACCTTGACCATCAAGCCTACCGATAGCACCAAGATTGTATTGAGTGCCGAGTACTTCATGGATAAAAGAATTGGTGACCGCGGCATGCCGTCTATCGGCACCGGTTTGAAAAACCGCGCCTATGATATTGGCGACCACAGCACTTTCTTTGGCAGCGCAAGACTCAGCCCCAACGAAACGGAAACAAAAGCATTCAATGCCTTGATCGAACATGCTTTCGATAACGGCCTGACTGTACGCAACCGCACCCGCTATGCAGATTACGACAAGTTTTACCAGAACGTATATGCAAGGGGCGCGGTAAAAGCAGACGGTACCGTAGATTTAGGCGCATACCATGAAGGAACCGACCGCCAGAACCTGATCAACCAGACCGACCTCACTTACAACCTGAAAGCCGGAGGTTTTGAACACCGGCTGCTCGCGGGCATGGAACTCGGCAGGCAGGACACCAAGAACTTCAGGCTCTCCCCTAACGGCTCCAACGACAATCTCCCCGGCGCAACAGGTAACGTAAATGCAGAAGACCCGGCATTTACCGGCACATTAAACCTTAACAATTTAAGGATCCACCGGAAAAGTGAAGCAAACATCACGGCTTTCTACCTGCAAGACCAGATCATCCTGTCACCCAAATGGGAAATGGTGCTGGGCGTCAGGCATGACAAATTCGAACTTGACTATACCGACTTGCCAACAACTGCCGACCCGACCAGGAATGTCAAGTTAAGCGTAACGGATAACAAAGTTTCACCACGTGCAGGTCTGATATACAAACCGATGGAAAACCTGTCGCTGTATGCCAGCTATAGCCAATCTTTCGTACCGCGTGCGGGGGATCAGCTAACCGGCTTGAGCGCCAGCACGACCAGCCTGTCGCCTGAAAAATTCACCAACCATGAAATCGGCGCCAAGTTCGATGTCAATCCTGACCTGGCCCTGACCGCGGCCATCTACAAACTTGTGCGCGAGAATATCGCCGCAGCGTCAGACATCCCTGGGCAGACCATCCTGGTTGACGGTCAGGAAACCAAAGGCCTCGAATTAGGCATTTCAGGCAAGCTGACTGACAAATGGAGCATATTTGGCGGCTACGCTTACCAGCACGGCGAAATCACCAAAGACCAGAACATCAGCGGCAGCCAGTACACCAGCGGCACCGACCTGGGACAAACCCCGAAACATACATTCTCATTGTGGAATCGCTACGACTTCAACGAGGTCTGGGGCGCTGCAATCGGTATGGTAAGCCGCTCAGACATGTACGCACTGACACCGACCACGACGACCAGCACCTTGCTGCCGGGCTACACCCGCTTTGATGCAGCCGTTTATGGCAAATTCAGCAAAAACCTGCGCTTGCAGGTTAATCTGGAAAACCTGACCAACAAAGAGTATGCCTTGAGCGCACACAACAATAACAACATCGTGCCCGGTGCCCCGCTCACAGGCCGTGCAACACTGATCTACAATTTCTAA
- the hslO gene encoding Hsp33 family molecular chaperone HslO: MDKANDTLNRFLFENTPVRGNIVNLTNTFQLALNKQHLPAGLKRALGELMAASALLTATLKMNGSLVLQIQSTGKLKLLVVECTSDFGIRATAKWNGDIGDEQNLFDLIEHGQFVITLDPKDGGQTYQGIVPIESSDISTILENYMLRSEQIDTRIWLCCDGNSAAGMLLQKLPEVMNQVTQSEESIAHDLDAWNRVGHLADTVTDDELLHLPTETLLHRLFHEEDVRLFEASNTKFFCSCTRSSVANMLRMLGNDEITGILEEQGKIEVNCDFCNTHYQFDKVDAAQLMVSDVAAQGSKEVH, encoded by the coding sequence ATGGATAAAGCTAATGACACTCTCAACCGTTTTCTATTTGAAAACACGCCGGTTCGCGGCAACATCGTGAACCTGACCAATACCTTTCAGCTCGCACTGAACAAACAGCATCTGCCGGCCGGCCTGAAACGCGCGCTGGGCGAACTCATGGCCGCAAGCGCCCTGCTGACTGCCACACTGAAGATGAATGGCTCTTTAGTCTTGCAGATTCAAAGCACGGGCAAGCTGAAATTACTGGTTGTAGAATGCACTTCCGACTTTGGCATTCGCGCCACAGCAAAATGGAACGGCGACATCGGCGACGAGCAGAACCTGTTTGACCTGATCGAGCATGGCCAGTTTGTGATCACCCTGGACCCCAAAGACGGCGGGCAGACTTACCAGGGTATCGTCCCGATCGAAAGCAGTGACATCAGCACCATTCTTGAAAATTACATGCTGCGCTCCGAACAGATCGACACCAGGATCTGGTTATGCTGCGACGGCAACTCCGCTGCAGGCATGCTGCTGCAGAAACTGCCTGAAGTCATGAACCAGGTAACGCAAAGCGAAGAATCCATTGCACATGACCTCGATGCATGGAACCGCGTTGGCCACCTGGCAGACACGGTGACTGATGATGAGCTGCTGCACCTGCCGACAGAAACCCTTCTGCACCGCTTATTCCATGAAGAAGACGTAAGGCTGTTTGAGGCGAGCAACACAAAATTCTTTTGCAGCTGCACCAGGTCCAGCGTTGCCAACATGCTACGCATGCTGGGCAATGATGAAATTACCGGTATTCTTGAGGAACAAGGCAAGATCGAAGTGAACTGTGACTTCTGCAATACGCACTACCAGTTCGATAAAGTGGATGCGGCGCAATTAATGGTGAGCGATGTTGCTGCGCAAGGCAGCAAAGAAGTACATTAA
- a CDS encoding pilin encodes MQVDFMQKRLSAYMRHQPEWPGDAFGKNITGFTAIEMMVVIAILAILATIAIPSGMARIVKEQVVTAMPLADIAKAPVAASWKLEKTLLADNEAAGLPAHNKIVNNYVSGVLVENGAIHMTFGNKAHPIIKGKTLSMRPAVIEDSPIVPVTWVCGNAKAPEQMTVMGANKTDIAPEYLPYICK; translated from the coding sequence ATGCAGGTTGACTTTATGCAGAAGCGGTTAAGTGCCTATATGCGCCATCAGCCAGAATGGCCTGGCGATGCTTTCGGTAAAAATATAACCGGATTCACTGCGATCGAAATGATGGTTGTCATAGCGATTCTTGCCATTCTGGCAACCATCGCCATTCCTTCAGGCATGGCGCGCATCGTCAAAGAACAGGTCGTGACCGCAATGCCGCTGGCCGATATTGCAAAAGCACCGGTTGCGGCGAGCTGGAAGCTGGAAAAAACCTTACTGGCCGATAATGAAGCGGCAGGCCTGCCTGCGCATAATAAGATTGTGAATAATTATGTCAGCGGCGTGCTTGTGGAAAATGGTGCAATTCATATGACTTTCGGTAACAAGGCTCATCCGATAATCAAAGGCAAAACGCTATCAATGCGCCCGGCCGTGATTGAGGACTCGCCCATTGTTCCGGTGACCTGGGTTTGCGGCAACGCAAAAGCGCCGGAACAAATGACGGTTATGGGCGCCAATAAGACGGATATTGCGCCCGAGTATTTGCCGTATATCTGCAAATAG
- a CDS encoding TrmH family RNA methyltransferase — protein MSFKHITSRDNPIFKQLKKFADNARERRSEGKTLLDGVHLIEAYMATFGLPDVVIIPEGKSTVEATGLIQELADVSTVMLPTLMFAELTPVASATGILALVKLPQLPVPEAPQFVLMLEDIQDPGNLGSMLRTAAAAGVEVAYLSTSCTDAWSPKALRGGQGAQFVLPIVERADLIAELGNFRGDSYAATMTGESVYAQDLTQPTAFVIGNEGAGLRKQTIAAATKAITIPMADHSVESLNAGAAAAVCLFERKRQVL, from the coding sequence ATGTCTTTTAAACACATCACTTCGCGCGACAACCCTATTTTCAAGCAGCTCAAGAAATTTGCCGATAATGCACGCGAGCGGCGCAGCGAAGGCAAGACCCTGCTGGATGGCGTGCATCTCATCGAAGCTTATATGGCAACATTCGGATTGCCCGATGTTGTCATCATCCCTGAAGGTAAAAGCACAGTAGAGGCCACTGGCCTGATTCAGGAGCTGGCTGATGTTTCTACGGTCATGCTGCCGACCCTGATGTTCGCGGAGCTGACGCCGGTTGCCAGCGCTACAGGCATATTGGCACTGGTTAAGCTGCCACAGCTGCCTGTGCCTGAAGCGCCACAGTTTGTATTGATGCTGGAAGATATCCAGGACCCGGGCAACCTTGGCAGCATGCTGCGTACCGCAGCTGCAGCCGGGGTCGAAGTGGCTTATCTAAGCACCAGCTGTACCGATGCCTGGTCGCCAAAAGCGTTAAGAGGGGGGCAGGGCGCGCAGTTTGTGCTGCCTATCGTCGAGCGTGCCGACTTGATTGCGGAACTAGGAAATTTCCGGGGCGACAGTTATGCAGCGACAATGACAGGCGAGTCTGTCTATGCGCAGGACTTGACCCAGCCCACCGCTTTTGTCATCGGTAATGAGGGCGCCGGCCTGCGCAAGCAGACCATTGCAGCGGCGACGAAAGCCATCACGATTCCGATGGCGGATCATTCCGTAGAATCCCTTAATGCAGGTGCTGCGGCAGCCGTCTGCCTGTTTGAGCGCAAACGCCAGGTGCTGTAA
- the aqpZ gene encoding aquaporin Z translates to MSLTKRSLAELIGTFWLVLGGCGSAVLAAGIPDLGLGYLGVSLAFGLTVVTMAYAIGHISGCHLNPAVSVGLVAGGRFSAKDLPFYVVAQVLGAVLAAMVIYVIASGQEGFIVGGFAANGYAELSPHKFSLQAAFVCEVVMTAVFLFIIMGATDKRAPAGLAPLAIGLTLALIHMISIPVTNTSVNPARSTSQALFAGTAYIDQLWLFWLAPIVGGIIGALVYNFIAADD, encoded by the coding sequence ATGTCATTAACAAAACGTTCATTAGCAGAGTTGATCGGTACGTTCTGGCTGGTTTTAGGCGGCTGCGGCAGCGCAGTATTAGCCGCAGGCATACCAGACCTGGGCCTGGGATACTTAGGCGTATCACTTGCTTTCGGTTTAACGGTGGTCACCATGGCCTATGCCATCGGCCATATTTCGGGCTGCCACCTGAACCCTGCCGTTTCTGTGGGTCTGGTTGCCGGTGGCCGTTTCAGTGCAAAAGACTTGCCTTTTTACGTTGTGGCGCAGGTGCTGGGCGCAGTGCTCGCCGCCATGGTGATTTACGTCATTGCCAGTGGACAGGAAGGATTCATCGTCGGCGGTTTCGCAGCCAATGGCTATGCAGAACTATCACCGCATAAATTCTCGCTGCAGGCCGCATTTGTCTGTGAAGTTGTCATGACCGCCGTGTTCCTGTTCATCATCATGGGGGCAACAGACAAACGCGCACCTGCCGGCCTTGCCCCGCTCGCCATCGGCCTGACGCTTGCACTCATTCACATGATCAGCATCCCGGTGACCAACACTTCCGTCAACCCGGCACGCAGCACAAGCCAGGCGCTGTTTGCAGGCACCGCCTACATTGACCAGCTCTGGCTGTTCTGGCTGGCACCGATTGTCGGCGGCATCATAGGTGCGCTGGTTTATAACTTCATAGCAGCCGATGATTAA
- a CDS encoding pseudouridine synthase → MAKKLSIERILHNQGFGSRKLCRILIINEEVTVNGELCDDPDAAFDTDKLSYTIKGEPWVYHEKSYLMLHKPGNYECSHKTQHHPTIYSLLPHPLVERGVQCIGRLDEDTTGLILISDDGQFIHKMSSPKWKVPKIYEVTCKHPVSDEQIAHILKGVQLIDEDAPIAALSCEKISDHVIHMTLAEGKYHQVKRMVAAISNRVEGLKRIQIGQLKLPDDLKVGEWRWLSEEDLLKLKPQENQATA, encoded by the coding sequence ATGGCTAAGAAACTCTCTATAGAACGCATTTTGCATAATCAGGGCTTTGGCTCGCGCAAACTATGCCGCATTTTAATCATCAACGAAGAAGTCACCGTGAACGGCGAACTTTGCGATGATCCCGATGCCGCATTCGACACCGACAAACTCAGTTACACCATCAAAGGCGAACCATGGGTTTACCATGAAAAGTCCTACCTGATGCTGCACAAGCCGGGCAATTACGAATGCTCGCACAAAACCCAGCATCACCCTACCATCTACAGCCTGCTGCCGCATCCGCTGGTGGAGCGCGGCGTACAGTGCATAGGCCGGCTGGATGAAGATACGACCGGGCTGATCCTGATTTCGGACGATGGCCAGTTCATTCACAAAATGAGCTCGCCAAAATGGAAAGTGCCCAAGATATATGAAGTGACCTGTAAACATCCGGTGAGCGATGAGCAGATTGCGCATATACTGAAAGGCGTGCAGCTCATTGATGAAGATGCGCCGATTGCAGCATTATCCTGCGAAAAGATCAGCGACCATGTCATCCACATGACGCTGGCAGAAGGTAAATACCACCAGGTAAAACGCATGGTGGCAGCCATCAGCAACCGTGTCGAAGGCTTGAAACGTATCCAGATCGGGCAGCTGAAACTGCCCGATGACTTGAAAGTTGGCGAATGGCGCTGGCTAAGTGAAGAAGACCTGCTTAAGCTGAAGCCGCAGGAAAACCAGGCCACAGCATAA
- a CDS encoding lipocalin family protein: MMQAAKAMITIRNQLLMLCTLMLTSCMGVPDGIKVVNGIDASQYLGTWYEIARLDHSFERGLVNVTATYSLRDDGGIKVVNRGFNPETKKWKEAEGKAYFVDPENADGSYTGKLKVSFFGPFYGAYNIIELDKPYYNYVMLCGPDKSYFWILSRTPQLPYPIKQHLIAKAKELGFATDQLIYVSQSADSVDYEAGRHVRH; encoded by the coding sequence ATGATGCAAGCGGCCAAAGCCATGATAACGATACGAAACCAGCTGTTGATGCTGTGCACGCTGATGCTGACATCCTGCATGGGCGTCCCGGACGGCATTAAAGTGGTGAATGGCATTGATGCCAGCCAGTATCTGGGCACCTGGTATGAAATCGCACGCCTGGATCACAGCTTTGAGCGCGGCCTGGTCAATGTCACCGCGACTTACAGCCTGCGTGATGACGGCGGGATCAAAGTCGTCAACCGGGGCTTCAACCCTGAAACTAAAAAATGGAAAGAAGCCGAAGGCAAAGCCTATTTTGTCGACCCTGAAAATGCAGATGGCAGCTATACCGGCAAGCTCAAAGTATCTTTCTTCGGCCCATTCTATGGCGCGTACAACATCATCGAACTGGACAAGCCTTACTATAACTACGTGATGCTGTGCGGCCCGGATAAGTCCTACTTCTGGATACTGTCACGCACACCGCAGCTGCCTTATCCGATCAAACAGCACCTGATCGCCAAAGCCAAAGAGCTGGGTTTTGCGACTGACCAGTTGATCTATGTGTCACAGTCTGCTGATAGTGTAGATTACGAAGCCGGCCGCCACGTAAGGCATTAA
- a CDS encoding TraB/GumN family protein, which produces MLLSLFALFSFLCSANTWAAPGLFWKAESPAGETVYLFGTIHTDDDRVTEFPPAVMQALGSIDVFMMETQALQDNQLLMMSDGNLRDMLSQDELDKVYALTEFHVMHRAQVLRMKPWLLAAIFDSPRPLTPFAQDNLLMAKAEDFGKEVRGLETPAEHFNAMDSLSLEEQLLLLRAVLKRSDEQKLNDYEHLIRTYLAGDSDQLAALDEKITGGMLPAEVWQRMRYKLLDERNALMAARIIEAATSKKLFVAVGASHLAGETGLIVSLKRAGFKLSRLK; this is translated from the coding sequence ATGTTACTGAGCCTTTTTGCCTTATTCAGTTTTTTATGCAGCGCAAATACATGGGCTGCTCCGGGCTTGTTCTGGAAAGCGGAATCGCCTGCCGGTGAAACGGTCTACCTGTTCGGCACTATCCATACCGATGATGATCGCGTGACTGAGTTCCCGCCTGCGGTGATGCAGGCACTTGGGTCGATTGATGTCTTCATGATGGAAACCCAGGCGCTGCAGGACAACCAGCTGTTGATGATGTCCGATGGCAACCTCAGGGATATGCTGAGCCAGGATGAGCTTGATAAAGTCTATGCGCTGACCGAGTTCCATGTGATGCATAGGGCTCAAGTGCTGCGCATGAAGCCATGGCTGCTGGCGGCGATATTTGATTCGCCCAGGCCGCTGACCCCATTCGCGCAGGATAACCTGCTGATGGCTAAAGCTGAAGACTTTGGCAAAGAGGTGCGCGGGTTGGAAACCCCGGCAGAGCACTTTAACGCGATGGATAGCCTGAGCCTTGAAGAGCAGCTGCTGTTGCTGCGTGCCGTGCTCAAACGCAGTGATGAACAGAAGCTGAATGATTATGAGCATTTGATCAGAACATACCTCGCGGGCGACAGCGATCAACTGGCTGCGCTGGATGAAAAAATCACCGGCGGCATGCTGCCGGCCGAAGTCTGGCAGCGTATGCGCTACAAGCTGCTGGATGAGCGAAATGCATTAATGGCAGCGCGTATTATCGAAGCTGCAACATCAAAAAAACTGTTTGTGGCCGTCGGTGCTTCTCACCTGGCTGGTGAAACAGGCTTGATTGTCAGCCTGAAACGGGCTGGTTTCAAATTAAGCCGGCTTAAGTAG
- a CDS encoding YgiQ family radical SAM protein codes for MLAKPVQSYRPYWAKRFGPAPILPMSRAEMDALGWDSCDIILVTGDAYIDHPSFGMALVGRLLEAQGFRVGIIAQPDWQNANAFKVLGKPNLYFGVTAGNMDSMVNRYTADRKIRSDDAYTPDAAANRRPDRAVLVYSQRCREAYSDVPLVIGSIEASLRRIAHYDYWSDKVRRSILVDSKADILLYGNAERALVELTHRIAKGEKVADIQDIRGTAFLRKKIPEGWSEIESTRLDRPGTVDKHVDPYEMKMGKADASCATESGAKADLPAGTNVVEIVRKPKADRSRQVVRLPAYEEVANDPVLYAHASRVLHLEANPGNARALVQRHGDREVWLNPPPIPLTTKEMDYIYDMPYARKPHPAYKEAKIPAWEMIRFSVNIMRGCFGGCTFCSITEHEGRIIQSRSEGSILKEIEEIRDKVDGFTGVISDLGGPTANMYRIACKSESIEKNCRKLSCVYPGICENLQTDHSALIQLYRKARAIKGVKKILIGSGVRYDLAVKSPEYVKELVQHHVGGYLKIAPEHSEDNVLSKMMKPGMDAYDDFKAMFERFSAEAGKKQYLIPYFIAAHPGTTDEDMLNLALWLKKYDFKLDQVQTFTPTPMAMATAMYHSGKNPLRKVTADSEGVPIPKAGNVRKLHKAFIRYHDPNNWPMLREALNRMGRPDLIGSGKHCLIPAWQPLSGKPVTTVRGEQLERTVRRRSTEKKRKYS; via the coding sequence ATGCTGGCAAAACCCGTCCAAAGCTATCGTCCTTACTGGGCGAAGCGGTTCGGGCCTGCGCCCATCCTTCCTATGTCTCGCGCTGAAATGGATGCGCTGGGCTGGGATAGCTGTGACATTATTCTGGTGACAGGCGATGCCTATATCGATCACCCAAGTTTCGGCATGGCATTGGTCGGCCGCCTGCTCGAAGCGCAGGGTTTCCGCGTGGGGATCATTGCGCAGCCTGACTGGCAGAACGCTAATGCATTCAAGGTGCTGGGCAAGCCGAACCTGTATTTCGGCGTGACAGCCGGCAATATGGATAGCATGGTCAACCGCTACACGGCTGACAGGAAAATCCGCAGTGATGATGCCTATACGCCGGATGCCGCAGCAAACAGGCGCCCGGACCGTGCCGTGCTGGTGTATAGCCAGCGCTGCCGTGAGGCTTATTCCGATGTACCGCTGGTCATTGGCAGCATTGAGGCCAGTTTGCGCCGTATCGCGCATTATGATTACTGGTCGGACAAAGTGCGCCGCAGCATTCTTGTTGATTCCAAAGCCGATATTTTATTGTACGGCAATGCAGAGCGGGCGCTGGTTGAGCTGACGCATCGTATCGCCAAAGGTGAAAAAGTGGCGGATATCCAGGATATTCGCGGTACTGCGTTTTTGCGGAAGAAAATCCCCGAAGGCTGGAGCGAGATCGAGAGCACCAGGCTCGACCGCCCCGGTACGGTAGATAAGCATGTAGACCCATATGAAATGAAGATGGGCAAGGCAGACGCCAGCTGCGCGACAGAAAGCGGTGCAAAGGCAGACTTGCCTGCCGGCACTAATGTGGTCGAGATCGTGCGCAAGCCCAAGGCGGACAGAAGCCGGCAGGTCGTTCGGTTACCGGCTTATGAAGAAGTGGCGAATGACCCGGTGCTGTATGCACACGCCTCACGCGTGCTGCATCTGGAAGCTAACCCCGGCAATGCCCGTGCGCTGGTGCAGCGTCATGGCGACCGCGAGGTCTGGCTTAACCCGCCGCCGATTCCGCTCACGACGAAAGAGATGGATTATATTTACGACATGCCGTATGCACGTAAGCCGCACCCGGCATATAAAGAGGCAAAAATCCCGGCCTGGGAGATGATCCGTTTCAGCGTGAATATCATGCGCGGCTGCTTTGGCGGCTGTACGTTCTGCAGCATTACCGAACATGAAGGCCGTATCATCCAGAGCCGTTCAGAAGGTTCGATCCTGAAGGAAATCGAGGAAATCCGCGATAAGGTCGATGGCTTTACCGGCGTGATCTCTGACCTGGGTGGCCCCACCGCCAATATGTACCGCATTGCCTGCAAGAGCGAGTCTATTGAAAAGAACTGCCGCAAACTGAGCTGCGTTTACCCCGGTATCTGTGAAAACCTGCAAACCGACCACAGCGCATTGATCCAGCTTTACCGCAAGGCGCGTGCCATTAAAGGCGTGAAGAAAATCCTGATCGGCAGCGGCGTGCGTTACGACCTGGCCGTGAAATCGCCTGAATATGTCAAGGAACTGGTACAGCACCATGTGGGCGGTTACCTGAAAATCGCGCCTGAGCACAGTGAAGATAATGTGCTGAGCAAGATGATGAAACCCGGCATGGATGCCTATGACGACTTCAAGGCCATGTTTGAAAGATTCAGTGCTGAAGCCGGTAAGAAACAATATCTGATTCCGTATTTTATTGCGGCACATCCCGGCACCACGGATGAAGACATGCTCAATCTCGCGTTGTGGCTAAAGAAATATGACTTCAAGCTGGACCAGGTGCAGACCTTTACCCCAACGCCAATGGCAATGGCTACCGCCATGTATCATTCCGGCAAGAACCCATTGCGCAAGGTGACGGCAGATTCAGAGGGGGTGCCAATCCCTAAGGCCGGCAATGTGCGCAAGCTGCACAAGGCGTTTATCCGCTACCATGACCCGAACAACTGGCCTATGCTGCGCGAGGCGCTAAACCGTATGGGGCGCCCCGACCTGATCGGCAGCGGCAAGCATTGCCTGATCCCTGCGTGGCAGCCGCTTTCCGGTAAGCCTGTGACTACGGTGCGCGGCGAGCAGCTGGAACGCACGGTAAGAAGGCGTTCCACAGAGAAGAAACGTAAGTATTCGTAA